The following are encoded in a window of Drosophila simulans strain w501 chromosome 3L, Prin_Dsim_3.1, whole genome shotgun sequence genomic DNA:
- the LOC6738386 gene encoding glutamate synthase [NADH], amyloplastic isoform X1, with the protein MAPTITDNCEFECATVEATTTTTSAITIGDSDHFDSSAIGSSGDNFEESNELHLNGQQDQDVQEEEQQQQQQQMPWEAPGKQGLYDPQNEHEACGVGFIVAIDGKRSHKILRDAQTLSERMNHRGACACDNDTGDGAGVLASIPHGLYSKALAKQGVTLPELGDYATGIFYLDEAQHAAAEKEFDDLAKSLGLEVIAWRTVPSNQSAIGVVARKSEPLSRQVFVRRPAGSDEKAFERQVFVLRKRASHELIKPGRRFYICSLSDRTVVYKGLFTSDQLWDYYTDLKDPEFETYLALVHTRFSTNTFPSWERAHPLRVLAHNGEINTLRGNVNLMKAREGVMQSDLFGDQLKKLYPVVEPNLSDSGSFDCVLEFLTMASDRSLPESVMTMVPEAWQNDKTMPQEKRDFYQWAACVMEPWDGPALISFTDGRYIGAVLDRNGLRPSRFYVTKENVLVMASEVGVYDVDPSQVTLKSRLKPGRMLLVDTKEKKLIQDIELKAKIAKSRPHSEWLQQKMITLDEIRNANVLNTPPVDELAKLPASQRGIFDPRLSLFGYSTETVNMLLIPMFKNKKEALGSMGNDAPLACLSNFQPIPYEYFKQLFAQVTNPPIDPFREKVVMSMQCPLGPEANLLQPSAQQVHRIWLTNPILSIPDTQLLKRNTHRGWRTKVLDITFQYNEGVQGYIDAIDRVCREGYAAAQAGYQLLVISDRGAGIDGKVAVSALLALGALHHHLIETLQRMKVGIVVETAEAREVHHICVLLGYGADAICPYLAFELAQALRDDGVIAPEVNDKQIYAAYAQAIDTGIAKVMAKMGISTLQSYKSAQIFEAVGLGSDLVAKCFRGTQSRIGGVTLEILAKEGLQRYQLTYGKATPDTRILRNPGQYHWRHGGEAHINEPSSIGSLQEAAVNKNLDAFEAFKKTTLDSVKKCALRGQLEFVTDRQSIDISEVEPASEIVKRFATGAMSFGSISLEAHQTLSITMNRIGGKSNTGEGGEDSDRYLNQDPNNSRRSAIKQVASGRFGVTASYLANADDLQIKMAQGAKPGEGGELPGYKVTKDIAKTRKSVPGVGLISPPPHHDIYSIEDLAELIYDLKCSNPNARISVKLVSEVGVGVVASGVAKGKAEHIVISGHDGGTGASSWTGIKNAGLPWELGVAETHQVLVLNNLRSRVIVQADGQLRTGFDVVVAALLGADEFGFSTAPLIVMGCTMMRKCHLNTCPVGIATQDPVLRKKFTGKPEHVINFFFMLAEDIRKIMAGLGIRKFQDLIGRTDLLRVASQRDAKASNLDLKLLLQPALELRPGTNIVGGSVKQDFQLEKRSDNELIAKAQQIFSGADDNVTVKMRIHNEERAFGSTLSYHIACKYGEAGLPAGKSIDIFLEGSAGQSFCAFLARGVNVTLKGDANDYVGKGLCGGNVVIMPQDTVPFESHLNVIVGNVCLYGATEGTAYFRGIASERFCVRNSGVTAVVEGVGDHGCEYMTGGVVVILGLTGRNFAAGMSGGIAYVYDLDGSFKPKVNPESVELLPLESEKDVLLVKELLADFLEKTGSKVAKELLDNWAEAQGKFVKVFPYEYQKALKDMAEQQAVEQPLKSAIENGNGKHEPHIKDIEEAIQDVVLEQKRADRVLDKTRGFVKYKRESAPYRDAGERQKDWDEVYNFPHVRKNLKVQAARCMECGVPFCQSNSTGCPLGNIIPKWNDLVFHGEWQEALRQLLQTNNFPEFTGRVCPAPCEGSCVLGISEPAVTIKNIECAIIDHAFEQGWIKPEIPEVRTGKRVAIVGSGPSGLAASQQLNRAGHFVTVFERNDRVGGLLQYGIPTMKLSKEVVKRRVDLMADEGIEFRTNVHVGKDLKAEQLLQEYDAVLLTTGSTWPRDLPLANRDLKGIHFAMEFLEAQQKKQLGGKNDIISAAGKNVIIIGGGDTGCDCIATSLRQGAKSITTFEILPEPPQKRAEDNPWPQWPKVFRVDYGHEEVKLKWGKDPRQYCTTTKEFVGENGAIKGVNTVEVEWTKTETGQWRMQEVAGSEKYFPADLILLAMGFLGPEKTVPSELGLELDPRGNIKASNGQYGTSNSKVFAAGDCRRGQSLVVWAITEGRQAARQVDSYLTGRPSGLPGPGGVIGTS; encoded by the exons TGCCAAGCAGGGTGTAACCTTGCCGGAGTTGGGTGACTATGCCACGGGCATTTTCTACTTGGATGAGGCTCAGCATGCAGCTGCCGAGAAGGAGTTCGATGATCTGGCCAAGAGTCTTGGATTGGAGGTGATTGCCTGGCGCACTGTGCCGTCCAATCAGTCAGCCATTGGCGTGGTGGCCCGCAAGTCGGAGCCCCTGTCCCGTCAGGTGTTTGTGCGTCGTCCCGCCGGAAGCGATGAGAAGGCCTTCGAACGGCAGGTTTTCGTCCTAAGGAAGAGGGCCAGCCATGAGTTGATCAAGCCGGGACGACGGTTCTACATCTGCTCCCTGTCTGACCGCACAGTGGTCTACAAGGGACTCTTCACTTCCGACCAGCTGTGGGATTACTACACGGACCTGAAGGATCCAGAGTTCGAAACCTACTTGGCATTGGTCCATACTCGTTTCTCCACCAACACCTTTCCCAGTTGGGAAAGGGCTCATCCTCTGCGCGTCCTGGCCCACAATGGTGAGATCAACACGCTCCGGGGAAATGTGAACCTCATGAAGGCTCGCGAGGGTGTCATGCAGTCGGATCTGTTTGGGGATCAGCTGAAGAAACTGTACCCAGTGGTGGAGCCGAATCTCTCGGATTCCGGCAGCTTCGATTGCGTGCTGGAGTTCCTCACCATGGCCAGCGACAGATCGTTGCCGGAATCGGTGATGACCATGGTGCCGGAGGCATGGCAGAATGACAAGACTATGCCGCAGGAGAAGCGTGACTTCTACCAGTGGGCAGCCTGTGTCATGGAACCCTGGGACGGTCCGGCTCTTATTAGCTTCACCGATGGTCGCTACATTGGCGCCGTTTTGGATCGTAATGGACTGCGTCCATCGCGTTTCTACGTAACCAAGGAGAACGTGCTGGTCATGGCTTCTGAGGTGGGTGTGTACGATGTGGATCCATCGCAGGTGACCCTGAAGAGCCGCTTGAAGCCCGGCAGGATGTTGCTGGTGGACACCAAGGAGAAGAAGCTCATCCAGGACATCGAACTGAAGGCCAAGATTGCCAAGTCTAGGCCTCATTCCGAGTGGCTGCAGCAGAAG ATG ATTACCCTGGATGAGATTCGCAACGCCAATGTGTTGAATACTCCTCCCGTTGATGAGCTGGCCAAGTTGCCCGCCTCCCAGAGGGGCATCTTCGATCCCAGGCTCTCTCTTTTCGGTTATTCCACGGAAACGGTCAATATGCTGCTCATTCCCATGTTCAAGAACAA GAAGGAAGCCCTTGGCTCCATGGGTAATGATGCCCCGCTGGCATGCCTCTCCAACTTCCAGCCCATACCGTATGAGTACTTCAAGCAGCTCTTCGCCCAGGTAACCAATCCGCCCATCGATCCATTCCGCGAGAAGGTGGTCATGTCGATGCAGTGTCCTCTCGGTCCGGAGGCGAATCTTCTGCAGCCATCGGCTCAGCAGGTGCATCGCATTTGGCTCACCAATCCCATACTGAGCATTCCAGATACCCAGCTGCTCAAGCGGAATACGCACCGCGGCTGGCGGACCAAGGTCTTGGACATAACATTCCAGTATAACGAAGGCGTTCAGGGTTATATCGACGCCATCGATCGTGTCTGCCGCGAAGGATATGCTGCAGCTCAAGCTGGCTACCAGTTGTTGGTGATCTCCGATCGTGGAGCGGGAATCGATGGTAAGGTGGCAGTCTCAGCCCTTTTGGCCCTCGGCGCCTTGCATCATCATCTGATTGAGACACTGCAGCGCATGAAGGTGGGCATTGTGGTGGAAACTGCTGAGGCCCGGGAAGTTCACCATATTTGTGTACTCCTTGGCTACGGAGCGGATGCCATTTGTCCATATCTGGCTTTCGAATTGGCCCAGGCTCTGCGTGATGACGGAGTAATTGCGCCTGAGGTTAACGACAAGCAGATTTATGCCGCCTATGCCCAAGCTATTGACACGGGAATCGCAAAAgtaatggccaaaatgggcaTCAGCACTTTGCAATCCTACAAGAGCGCCCAGATCTTTGAGGCTGTTGGATTGGGTTCCGACCTGGTGGCCAAGTGCTTCCGCGGCACCCAAAGTCGCATCGGTGGAGTCACCCTGGAAATTCTGGCCAAGGAGGGCCTTCAACGCTATCAACTAACCTATGGCAAGGCAACGCCAGACACACGCATCCTGCGGAATCCTGGCCAGTACCACTGGCGTCACGGTGGCGAGGCTCACATTAACGAGCCATCCTCCATTGGCAGCCTGCAGGAAGCGGCCGTTAATAAGAATCTGGATGCATTTGAAGCCTTTAAGAAAACCACTCTGGATAGTGTGAAGAAGTGTGCTCTTCGCGGACAGCTGGAGTTTGTTACAGATCGGCAAAGTATTGATATCTCCGAGGTGGAGCCCGCTAGCGAGATTGTCAAGCG CTTTGCCACTGGTGCCATGAGCTTTGGCAGCATCTCCCTGGAGGCTCATCAAACACTTTCGATCACCATGAATCGTATTGGTGGCAAGAGCAACACTGGTGAAGGTGGCGAGGACTCAGATCGTTATTTAA ACCAAGATCCAAACAACAGTCGTCGCTCGGCCATCAAGCAGGTGGCTTCGGGTCGTTTTGGCGTAACCGCATCCTACCTGGCTAATGCCGATGATCTGCAGATCAAAATGGCTCAGGGCGCCAAGCCGGGTGAGGGTGGCGAGCTGCCAGGTTACAAGGTGACCAAGGATATTGCCAAGACCCGAAAGTCCGTACCCGGAGTGGGCTTAATCTCGCCTCCACCTCATCACGATATCTACTCCATCGAGGATCTGGCTGAGCTGATCTATGATCTTAAATGCTCCAATCCGAATGCCCGCATCAGTGTGAAGCTGGTGTCCGAAGTGGGCGTTGGTGTCGTCGCTTCCGGTGTTGCCAAG GGCAAAGCCGAGCACATTGTAATCTCTGGACATGATGGTGGTACCGGAGCTAGCTCCTGGACAGGCATCAAGAATGCAGGATTACCCTGGGAGCTGGGTGTGGCCGAGACGCATCAGGTTCTGGTGCTAAATAATCTACGATCACG TGTGATTGTTCAGGCCGATGGACAGCTCCGCACAGGATTCGATGTGGTGGTGGCTGCACTGCTGGGTGCTGATGAGTTTGGTTTCAGTACTGCTCCCTTGATTGTCATGG GCTGCACCATGATGCGCAAGTGTCACTTGAACACATGCCCCGTGGGCATTGCCACCCAGGATCCGGTGCTGCGCAAGAAGTTCACGGGTAAACCAGAGCATGTTATCAACTTCTTCTTCATGCTGGCCGAGGAT ATTCGCAAAATCATGGCTGGATTGGGAATTCGAAAGTTCCAGGATCTGATTGGTCGCACCGATCTATTGCGCGTGGCCAGTCAACGCGATGCCAAGGCTAGTAACCTGGACCTCAAGTTGCTCCTGCAGCCAGCTTTGGAACTGCGTCCCGGCACGAACATCGTTGGAGGTTCCGTAAAGCAGGACTTCCAGCTGGAGAAGCGTTCCGACAACGAACTAATTGCCAAGGCTCAGCAAATATTCAGTGGAGCAGACGATAATGTAACCGTCAAGATGCGCATCCACAATGAGGAGCGAGCCTTTGGTTCTACTCTGAGCTACCATATTGCATG CAAATACGGAGAGGCTGGTTTGCCCGCTGGCAAGAGCATCGACATCTTCCTGGAGGGTTCCGCTGGTCAGAGCTTCTGCGCATTCCTGGCGCGTGGTGTTAATGTGACATTGAAGGGCGATGCCAACGATTATGTGGGCAAGGGTCTTTGCGGTGGCAATGTTGTCATCATGCCACAAGATACGGTTCCATTCGAATCACATCTCAATGTAATCGTGGGCAACGTTTGCTTGTATGGAGCCACCGAGGGAACCGCCTATTTCCGAGGTATTGCTTCCGAACGCTTCTGCGTACGGAACTCTGGTGTCACAGCCGTGGTGGAAGGTGTTGGCGATCACGGATGTGAATACATGACTGGCGGTGTCGTGGTTATCCTCGGTCTCACGGGACGAAACTTCGCCGCTGGCATGTCCGGCGGTATTGCCTATGTGTACGATTTAGATGGTTCCTTTAAGCCCAAGGTAAATCCGGAAAGTGTGGAACTCCTGCCGTTGGAAAGTGAGAAGGATGTGCTGCTGGTCAAGGAACTCTTGGCTGATTTCCTTGAGAAGACAGGCTCGAAGGTGGCCAAGGAGTTGCTAGACAACTGGGCCGAAGCCCAGGGCAAGTTTGTCAAGGTCTTCCCCTATGAATACCAAAAGGCTCTGAAGGACATGGCCGAACAACAAGCAGTGGAGCAGCCCCTGAAGTCCGCCATCGAGAATGGAAACGGAAAGCATGAACCGCACATCAAGGACATCGAGGAGGCGATTCAGGACGTGGTGCTCGAGCAGAAGCGTGCCGATCGCGTGCTGGACAAGACCCGCGGCTTTGTAAAGTACAAGAGGGAATCGGCTCCGTACCGAGATGCTGGAGAGCGACAGAAGGATTGGGATGAAGTCTACAACTTCCCACATGTGCGCAAGAACCTCAAGGTTCAAGCAGCTCGCTGCATGGAATGCGGTGTGCCCTTCTGTCAGTCCAATTCCACGGGCTGTCCGCTCGGTAACATCATTCCCAAGTGGAACGACCTCGTTTTCCACGGCGAGTGGCAGGAGGCTCTGCGTCAACTGCTGCAGACCAACAACTTCCCGGAGTTCACTGGTCGAGTATGCCCCGCTCCCTGCGAGGGTTCCTGCGTTTTGGGCATCTCCGAGCCAGCTGTAACGATCAAGAACATCGAATGCGCCATCATCGATCATGCCTTCGAGCAGGGTTGGATTAAACCAGAGATCCCGGAAGTGCGCACTGGCAAACGAGTTGCGATTGTGGGATCAGGACCTTCCGGCTTGGCCGCCTCGCAGCAGCTGAACCGCGCCGGTCACTTTGTCACCGTTTTCGAGCGCAACGATCGCGTTGGTGGACTCTTGCAGTATGGTATTCCCACGATGAAGCTTTCCAAGGAGGTGGTCAAGCGGCGGGTAGATCTGATGGCTGACGAGGGTATCGAGTTCCGCACCAATGTCCATGTGGGCAAGGACCTCAAGGCCGAGCAACTGCTGCAGGA GTATGATGCCGTCCTCCTCACCACTGGCTCCACCTGGCCCCGTGACTTGCCGCTAGCCAACCGTGACCTGAAGGGCATTCACTTTGCTATGGAATTCCTGGAGGCgcagcagaagaagcagctgGGCGGCAAGAATGATATAATCTCTGCCGCTGGCAAGaatgtcatcatcatcggcggTGGCGATACCGGATGCGATTGCATTGCCACGTCGTTGCGTCAAGGCGCCAAGAGTATCACTACATTCGAGATCCTTCCGGAACCGCCACAGAAGCGTGCTGAGGACAACCCCTGGCCCCAGTGGCCGAAGGTCTTCCGCGTGGACTACGGACACGAGGAGGTGAAGCTCAAGTGGGGTAAAGATCCGCGCCAGtactgcaccaccaccaaggAGTTTGTGGGTGAAAATGGAGCCATCAAGGGCGTGAACACCGTCGAGGTGGAGTGGACCAAGACGGAAACGGGCCAGTGGCGCATGCAGGAGGTGGCCGGTTCGGAGAAGTACTTCCCCGCAGACCTTATTCTCCTGGCCATGGGCTTCCTGGGTCCGGAGAAGACGGTGCCGAGCGAACTGGGCCTGGAGCTAGACCCGCGCGGCAACATCAAGGCATCCAACGGACAGTATGGCACCTCGAACTCCAAGGTCTTTGCGGCAGGAG ATTGCCGACGTGGCCAGTCGCTGGTCGTCTGGGCCATTACCGAGGGTCGCCAGGCCGCACGCCAGGTGGATTCCTATCTGACCGGCCGTCCCAGTGGGCTTCCAGGACCTGGTGGCGTCATCGGGACATCCTAA